TGTCCCTGTTAAAGTCTGAAGCAGAAGATCATATGCTGTTTGAATCATCACAACTTAATTTAAAACTCTGACAGAGGTCTTCACACTGGAGCAAACAAACTACATGTGTCATCCTGAAACATGTTTATGTGACCTGGACCATCTGATCCAGAACAACTCTGCTGTTTGTTGATGAAGGTTGAAACAGACTGTCAGTGAGCAGTTCGTCTGTCTGCAGGTCTCTAACTGAGGATGGAGTTAAAGGTGCTGTTGAACTGAAGATCTGCAGGGATTATGTTTTTCCACAGGTTGACCCTGAAGTCAGCGTCGTCCTGAATCCCTCAACTAAAAACCCACGAGATTTTTCCTTTGGATTTTAGATTATTACAGAAATACCACAGAAAATTTGGggcgctggtggcttagtggtagagcaggcgccccatgtacaaggctgttgccgcagcggcccgggttcgactccggcctgtggccctttgctgcatatcactccctctctctctccccccttcatgcttgtctgtcctatacattaaaggctaaaaagccccaaaaaaatctttaaaaaaagaactatTACAGAAAATTGTCACTGAGTTTATCAGTGACAATCAAACATCTCTGATCCTTccaggttttgttcagtgagataatcttcacTAATGGACACCACTTTAagaggtaaaaagctaacgttaggctgcaaacaaactgcaccacggtcacatgacttaaagggatagtgcacccaaaaatgtaaattcagccattatctactcacccatatgccgagggaggctcaggtgaagttttagagtcctcacatcacttgcagagatccaaggggagaggaggtagcaacacaactccacctaatggaggctgacggcgccccagattcaaacgtccaaaaacacatcattgaaaccacaaaatatctccatactgctcgtccgtagtgatccaagtgtcctgaagccccgacataaaaagttgtttggaaaaacctcatttgaactctgtttttagcctcattgtagcctgtagctctgactgcctctctgggcaccacgctaaactttttatgtcggggcttcaggacacttggatcactacggacgagcagtatggagatattttgtggtttcaatgatgtgtttttggacgtttgaatctggggcgccgtcagcctccattaggtagagttgtgctgctacctcctctccccttggatctctgcaagtgatgtgaggactctaaaacttcacctgagcctccctcgacaTATGGGTGAGGAGATAATGGCTGagtttacatttttgttcagtttaaCCCTGATACAGGAACTGAGCTATTTTATAAACAGccaacactgtgacatcactgagaGACGCTGGACCATGACCCAGTCCTGGGTCATGGTCCagcgtctctctctgtctgtagaGCCTCTGGAGCTTCAGACATTTGGGGACATTCATCAGATCTTGTAAATATTCAGCAGCTCTGAGTATCTCCATGTGTCCCTGGTGACCTGAGGACGTCCGTATGGACACACGTGGTCTTACCGTAGATCTTGAAGGCGTAGATGGTCTTGAGCTCTCTGGGTGACGTTTCACAGAAAGCAGAAAACATGTCGACAAAGTCGTTAAAGGTGAGGTTCCCCTGTCCGTCCTCAGAGAACGTCTCCACGATCCGTTCTCTGAACGGGTTCTCCTGTTGGGACggacacacacagcagatcaGCATTATTCTTCATTATTTATCAGCTGAAAAATATTCACACATCATTTTCTCATCTCGATTTTAAAGCTCAACACCAACAAACATTACAACTGGTTGTTTTTCAGGGAGCCGTATATCCTGCAGCTTTTTATGCACCAAACGACCGGTCTGTGTTTACAGCTGAGCTAGTGCCCCCAAAACTATATTcaggtgttttttgtgcctaaacataaccacacatcaACCACAGTGCTGCTGAAACGTAAGGTTTCAATGTATGTGCTAAATAATtacacaaatgtaatgtatctgtggtttgtagaaatgtccACATTTATCGCAAACACCGCTGCGTTGTCTAAATACGGCGCTTTTTACATTCAGGGTCGGCGCGTCAATTTACCTTCTTTACATGGATCGTGTCTTTTCAAATTAAacgtctgttttcacaggaaatgtccagtttctgcttgttagacgcaaacagatgttttgaaagGGTTATTTCTTTgtgcaacaaaagtacatgtttAGGTTTAGATAAAACCATCACAGTTTATGTGTGAAACAAACGGCGGCTCCTGGGCGAAGGGCGAAGGTTCGTTAGACCCACCGGACTTTACACTTGTTTCTATCATACTGTTGATGGCAGCGTTACGGACTGATGGCGGGTAGCATATCACACATCACACCGCCACAAAAGGCATCTTTTTGCTGTCGGTGTCTGACGGCAACATCGCTGACAAAGCggcggtatttgacgagttggaaATGAGAGCAGGCTGTTTGTTGTGGCGACTGAGttgttcatcatcatcaatgttcatgttcatgtgaTGAAGAATTCAGATGAGTCCGTGTTGTGCAGAGGATGCATGATGGAGTCCCAGAAGTGTGGGTGTAGGACAAGGCTTCCTAACACGTGTGCGGACAGGTGAGCACTGATGGTCAGCTCTCTACCTTCAGCTCAGGCATGGTGACGATCAGAGACAGAGGGACTTTGATGTCGGGGCTGTTGGTGTAATCCAGCGGCACTAAATGTGGAGCCAGCTCACGATATCTGCCGTGTAACCTGTAACACAGcagagggggaggagtcagGCTCATCATGTGACAGTCTCATCAGCAGGTGGGTGGGACAGACAGCAGAGCTCAAAGAGTTAACGACACAGGGTGCGTCCCAAATCTCCTAAAGTGCAACCTTGTTTCCTTCACTTGTGACATTTCCTCCTGTCTTAGTCTCTCCCACCAGAGatgcacagagagacacaaggaAACGACGTGAGGAGACAGGAAACGAGGAAATGAGTGTTTCAAGGAATGAGACATGATATCagccgccccccccccccccaactccaTGGTGACGCACggtctgtttttttaatgaactcaCCTCAGGATCTCTTTCCTGGTGAAGAAGGTGCAGTCCTGtaaacaaacagagacacagtcACACAACTGTTTCCTGTCGAGGGTCGCCAagtctccagctcctcctcaactcttataacaataacaacaataataataacaataatacttTGGATTTAGAAGCTGCTTTTTGGAGACTCACAGATGTTttacaaagaacaacaacaacaaagaaaaaaaacaaagatgaaatAATCTTTTTCGTTGTGTTTGGTTTCTCACATATTGAGGTGTGCAGCACGTCTCACAGAGTGACACAGAACAACCTGTGCAggtaaacagtgacatcatccaCGGCTGCGTTTACCTGAGACAAAGGAAACAACAGCTGTAGGCGGGGCCTCGAGTTAGGTTCAGAAATCTCAGGCCTGGACCCACTGCATATCtacagatgacatcatcatcatcatcatcatcatcctaaCCCTCCACACTGGACCCGAGGAACACGTCAGAATGACTCGACAACA
The Epinephelus lanceolatus isolate andai-2023 chromosome 2, ASM4190304v1, whole genome shotgun sequence DNA segment above includes these coding regions:
- the LOC117252933 gene encoding calcium and integrin-binding family member 2-like isoform X2, producing the protein MGNKQTTFTDEQLEAFQDCTFFTRKEILRLHGRYRELAPHLVPLDYTNSPDIKVPLSLIVTMPELKENPFRERIVETFSEDGQGNLTFNDFVDMFSAFCETSPRELKTIYAFKIYDFNRDNFICKEDLKKTLNRLTKGELTPEEVTLVCDKSIEEADLDGDSKLSYSDFENMVSKAPDFLSNFHIRI
- the LOC117252933 gene encoding calcium and integrin-binding family member 2-like isoform X1 codes for the protein MMSLFTCTGCSVSLCETCCTPQYDCTFFTRKEILRLHGRYRELAPHLVPLDYTNSPDIKVPLSLIVTMPELKENPFRERIVETFSEDGQGNLTFNDFVDMFSAFCETSPRELKTIYAFKIYDFNRDNFICKEDLKKTLNRLTKGELTPEEVTLVCDKSIEEADLDGDSKLSYSDFENMVSKAPDFLSNFHIRI